Genomic window (Oryza sativa Japonica Group chromosome 3, ASM3414082v1):
CACAGTCCACAACAACGAGGTGCGCGACCACGACATGGCGTTCCTGCACCTCACGAAGCACAGTAGTACGATCCGATCCGGTTTGATCCCCCGGATCAAATACCACTCCACGCCCCGTCGGTTTAGCATCCCACCGCGGCATCTCCGCATCCGCTCGCCGGATCGCGGGAGCCCAACCGGTGGTATATCCACGCTGATTCCCCGCGCGCTGCTCGCTCGGGCACCCACCAGCCACACGATGGCCCCCAAGCCTCCCTCGAATCAGACCCGCGTCGCGCCGTGCCGTGCGCGTCACATGGCGCCGCGCGTGGCGTggtcctcctccagcccgaagCGGACAAAACGCCAATAAGAGAGGCGGGCGCGGCCGTGCGCACGGCGCCGAAACCACACGCAGCTTTCCTCGACTATTCCTCCTCCCGCTCCGCTCTCACATATCGCAACAACTAGACACGTAGCTTCGTCTTCCCGTCTCCCCACGGTTGCCGGAGCCGGAGTACGCGTATAAGTAGAGCCCCAACGCCGCGCGGTTAGCCAACGAAGCAACCAGTCAAGTACTACTACTCAACTGAGCTTTTCTTTGGAGTGTGTGTGCGAAGCTAGTGAATTCACTCAGCTAGCTCGGAGAGGCAGAGAGGAACAGACTAATCATTAATCAATGGCGGGCCTGGTTGGAGTTTGGCTGGGGGAGTTCGCCAAGATGGGCCGGGGGGCGGCACCGGCGGCCGACGCCGGGGTCGGCCAGCGAGCTCAGAGCGAAGGGGAGAGCTGCAAGAGTAAGGTTGGTGATGGTGTTGTGCAGGAGATCACGACGAGGACGAGGGACAGCAGCATCCTCCTCTCCGACTCCGAGGCCACCGTGTGCATGCTCATGGACCGCTTCGCCCCTGCCTGACGCCGCTCACTGGCCGCTGGGCTTTCGCCGGTAAAATGGATTGATGGAAGCGTGTACCGTGTATATAGTAGATATACTCTCTGTATATAACCACTTTGCCTTGCTATTTTGCATCAATTGTATCATATGGGTTGTAATCCTTCAAATTTGGAGTCGATTCATTGGTTAATATATGCAGCACTAGTGCTGGTTCTGATAACTTTTTGTCTGATGTCCCATCTGATTTCTCAACTGGCTTGCTATTGCCGTGAGCCCGTGACTACTCTttactctttcttttcttctttcttttttggcgGGGACTACTCTTTACTTGAACCTTGAACGTTTGCCCTTGTCAACCAATTCTCAGTGGCTTCTGTATGTAAATCTTGTTGGAAAGAAAGTATTAGGATCTTCTTTGAATTTTTGTTTGAATGATCTAATCCTGGGCATGATGAGTAACGTGCTATCCAAGAAGCTCTGTAATCAAGTAGCTGGCCTGAGTATCCAAGAAACGAAGAGCTTATAGGGTGGGTTGTGTCCATGGAGTAACTATTATCAAGGTTCACGTAAACCGTTCAGTAATAACTGTCCGGTTTACCAAACGACCTGCACTGCACCGATTGGATACGTCTGATTTTAATTAATGGGCCAGGAAGTCCAGGCTACCTCCAATCCGGCCCATTTAACTCCCAAAGCCCGCAACTAAAATCACGGCCCAATTTGAGCCCACAACGAAATCGAATTCTCTCCGTCTCCACTCTCCTCTACGCAACAAAAGCGGCGTATTTCTTCTCGTCTTTCTCCCATCCGCTGCCTGCCTCCATAGCTAGCCCACTCGAGCCCTTCAACTTCTCGCCCAAGTTTTGAAGGgatccagcgccgccgccgccgcgatggaGCACGCCGTCGTTGAGGGGGAGTCCTTCTCGCCCGACTGCTCCACCCTCCTCATGGTCCGGGTCGCCCTaaacctctctcctctctccggtTTGAATAGCTTTGCCTCCATGGCTCATGACGCGGGTTGGTGATCCTTTTTTTGGGGGGCTGCAGCCGGCGCTCTCGATCGGCAACGTGGGGCAGCTCGCCGTCGACCTGCTGGTGTCTTCGTCGCGCGCGAGGCGGGTGGCGTACCTCGACGAGCCGTCCGTGCTGCCCTGCGCCGGCAACGACGCCTTCGGCCCCGACGCCGTCGGTGATCTCGCGCTCGCGCTGGAAGGTTGGGTGCTCTGTCCTTTGCTCTGCTGTGCTATGCTAGCAGGACGCTTGATGGATTGGATTGTGTTAGGGGTGGTGAACTGGTGATTGGGTGTGTTCGTACTTTAAATCCTTCTATTATGCACACCAACTGTTCGATGAAATGTGTTATAGTCCGGCATGAACAATTCCTCCTCTGCACACCAGCTACTTGATGAAATGCCTTGTTCAGGTCTAAGAGAATAATCGGcacaagaaattaaaaaaaataccttaAGATTCAGCCACGCATATTGTTCTTCAGCAATGGCACTACTTAGTGTGTGAATAATAATTGAAATATAATGTCTACTTACTTTGTCACCTTCTGTCTCTTTTCTCTTTACAGCTTATGAATCTCCATCCCATAGGCTGGCCTTCATACAGCAACGGTCCCCAATTATTACAGTATGTTGATTTTACCTATTTGCCACATATTTTCGGTTTTAACTTTATAAATCTCAAAGAGTACTTAAAGATACTTTTCACTTGCTTACGTGGGTGATTATGATTCATGTAGTTACAGAATCTTGTGAGCTTTGTTGCACATGCTTCAgggttctttcaagaatgcatAAAGAACAATATTGAGCTCTATTGTATTTGATATTATAATATCAAAATTGTACTCCATTTGTTTGAAATTATAGAATCAGcttccctttcttttttgtACATCACACATTACATTTCCTAGACTAACATCTGTCCCTTGGATATTTGTTCCTTGTGAACTAAATTTACATAGCACATTTGTTATTCTGAAATGATTTAGAGAAAATATAGTTATTGATCTATTGACCTTTTCTTTAAAGAGGTACGATGGGGGTGAGACTAGAGTTGCAGGCGATGCTTGGGCCTTTCACTCTTTGTTTGGAATTTTGGTAGTTGGTGAAGTCCTATAAGTTGTCTGCAGTCTGCACCTATAATTGATGATTTTTTTCATGAGTTGTGACACCTTTAAACcttttatactggttcaggggATGgtggtttcatttgcaaaaaatGTTGCTAATTTTATAAGCAGCATTGAAAAAGACCATGTTGTTATCCTTTCAAGTTTAGATTCAGGCAAGAGAAGGATAATTGATGCATCCAGGTAATTGAAATGTATAGCTTCACATATCCTGTCTTTTATGATTAGGATTAGGATTGCGTCTCATTCTCATTAATTGTTTTATCTATTAGTGATATGCAAGTATATTACCTTTCAAGTTGCAACGAGGACGGTTCTGATCCGAAATGTGAGAACTTAGGCTGGAAGAAGCTTGAGGAATACGATCCATCTCAGCAAAGGTGGAAGTGTCTTGCTAGCCTAGTTGAAGGTGGTCATCTTTCAGAAGATATGACTGGTGATCCTGAGGAGATGACGATAAATGATTACTACTCGAGCTTGCCATTTGCAGCACTATTCTCTGCCTGCAAGGTTTGATTGATTTGTTTTTACCATTAGAGGTCACTGTTGTAATATGTTTAATGACATTATTTTATTACAGGCTAAAGGCTTGAAAGTTACTTGTGTACTATGCTACTGCTCAGAAGGGGACAATATGCCAGAATCTTTCCAGTTGGCTGAGGCAGCATGCaaacttgttgctcaaggcccTGAACAGTTCCATGGTACATCTATATATCAAGTTTATTAGTTTTTCATCTATTAACCGTTGGTAATTTGCCTTACTTTCCTTCTTTAGGAATATCGATATTCAATATTCTGTGATCAGATTTTGGAATCCTGTGTTTACAAATCCTGCTGTGAATTTTCAGGAAATGGGTCCAATGGATGGACTATTCCATTGTCCTGGAAATCAGTATATGGACCACCACCTGACCTCTCTATTTTCTAGACTTGAAGACCTATCTAGTAAGTCAAATTTGTATTGAAGAAGGCAGTATTATCCGTACTATGTGATTATGGTGTTTTATTAGCATACAAgttcaaatatttaatttttaaaatttgagtgcAAAAGATTTGCTAAGGAAATGTCACACCACCTTAAACGCTTTATGCCATCATTTGCATCCAATAAACCAAAATGCCCCTGTAGACTACATGCATCATAAACCAGCAAACCTATATTAATTATGTCATCAACAATTTAAGCTCCAGCATGAGCTTATAGTTAAAACTAAAGATGATTTGATGCACTTAATCAGAGATACGTCACAAGATATTCTCTATTATAAACACTTTTGGCGTAGGATGATTTTTCTTGTTAGATACCTATATTCCATAGCATAATATCTGCTGAAATGTTCTGTCTTTTCTTTGCACCATTATTTATAGGCatcttaaaattatttatagtcttctatggaaaaaaaattgtttgaaCATTTTGGAATGAAAAGTTTGTAGCCCAAGACAATCTATCATGAAAGTTTTTCATGTATTTTGTATCTCGACTGAGTTTTTCTGTTGCAAGAAACTACATCGTTCGGATACTATAGTGTTGCAAGAAAAAGGTCGAGGTTTCCTGGTTTATAACTGGCTTTTGACAGATAGGCAGCCACTATTGACCTTGGACGCAATTTGTTACAATATTGTGATTCATGAAATTAGTCAACATCAGGGTCAGGGCCGGCCATTGTTGTAACTATCAGTACAATTTGTAAATGGTTTTCACAATCTTGATTGTTATTAGACCACTGTCGTGGCAATAACAAGACCTTGATATGGTAGCTGTAGTGGACCAGTAGCACATTATTCCACATGTTAAACTAAGGTACTTTTGGATCTAGGTAGAAACATGTTGGTCCATACCGCAATGTTATAGTACCTCTTTTATGCCTTTGCATCACTGAAGCctacaataattaaaaaaataataatcttaGAATGGTCCTGGGCAGCAATCAAAGACAGAAGCTAACCACTCGCCAATAGTAATTTGTTGATACTTTTGTAGCGGTATGCTAGGTCAATTAACTAAAATAGCTATTTAGTTGAAGTATGGTTTCCTTAGCATCCACTGCCCCCTCTTTTGTTCTGTTGCTAAGTATGTCGACCCTGATTGCAATCCCCTCCTTTCCATTTGCAACTTTTGGTTGGCTAATAAAGTCCTTTTTGCACGATTTGATAGGTGAGGTTGCTATCATGAGCACTATTTAGGATTGAGGATGTTGAACTTTTAGCATGAGGGTTGAGGGGTTGTGCAAGAAGTCTCCAGGAAGGTGATGAGTATCAAATGGTTTAGGTAAAGCGACAAAAGTGTAATTCCAGTTTTCTTGCTGAACTCGTGGCTTGAttgtacttattttttttaagatcctGTTATCCGGCTATATTGTAAGGGTATGATTGTACTTGAACCTACAATTGATTAGCTGGAACGTTTATGTGACTGATAACTGTGTTAACAAAACGTTAGATATATGTCAATTCAGTTGGTGGCGTTCTGTAGGCTGTAGCTTGCCATGTGCAATAAGCAGATTGTGGAATTCCAAGCTCCAAGGGGTGTTTCCATCCGGGAGCAACTGCCGTTTTGCATTTTGGTTCGATTGATTTTGATGTGGTGGAAGAATCAGTGTTGTGCTAGTGCGCACCGCTTTATGGGAAAGTAGCTACCAAAAAGATACACTGTTGGCAAGGCAATCGCGAAGGTGATGCCCATTTGCCTGCCCATTTTGGATCGCCTCAGGCAACTAAGGTAAAGAATGATTGCATCTTTTTTAAGCTCTGTATGCATCTGTGACTAGGAAGTGTATTCTTCATGTCTTATCCCTTTTGCATAGCTGAGGGAGTTGGGCCGGGTGCAGTTTTGTGGATGTGCTGATCGTCAAGCCGCCGAGCCAGATGAAAGATTGCGAACTCCATGCCCACAGGAAATTTGCAAGTCCATAAAGATTCCGAGCAAAAACTATTGTGGAGGTAAGAATGCATGTGCATCTGTTTTATACTCAGTACTGTCAGGATAGTTGTTAGCCCGCTTCTATTTTACTCAAGGTTGATTATCTGGGGTTTTCTTGCCtttttttcgcttatgcttatcagctaaaatttaaattttcaaccttaaatttgaaattgattttaagaatttttttcatcaaaatttatttttcagtattTGCATTTATATCATTAAtaatacgtatataaaagttttatttgtaaattattttttgtttgtaattAAGTCGTTTAGCTTATTTCCCCAATAAGCCATCTTTTGGCCTCTTTATTGGGTCAGGGTCATATAGCTAGGTCGGTCAGGTTGACGGGTGGAGTATTTTAGAGCAgttacaatagcaggctataagccaactgTAAACATATtgtaaagagataaaaaaagagagataagagcagcgggctacagatctgtagcccgctgcaacacggactccaagacgtaatgtgtgtatgacaggcaggaccaggtattaatagtatagtaagcaactattgtatgaattagctattacattgattatagatgatttggagctagtagttagctatactattaaacctgctTTTACATAATGGATCGGTATTCAGTACTACGTAGTATAATTTACTTACGCACAGGAATGGTGGTGGTCCTCAGGACCGTACAAATGCTGGCGCGACAACTTTGGTTATCCTtcgccgagtttagttctaaattttttcttcaaacttttaactttttcatcgcatcaaaacttttctacacataaactttcaacttttttatcacatcgttctaattttaacttaactttcaattttgacgtgaactaaacacaccccttgTAACCTGTTAGTACGTTGAAGTGTCCATCTCCAGTCCTATGACTATTTGAGTGTGGCAGCATGCCAGCATGCACACAACACACGGGCTAGTTCAACACGCACAATCGGGATTTTGATAGTGGACAAGGCGACCGTTCAACATTGAGAAAATAAAACAATACTTAGTCTCGCTTGGGCACCATCACACCGATCACTTTCGGTTTCTCCATCCACTTTCATCTCTAAACAATAGCCATTAATGCATAGTAATGCGACCTCACACAAGTGCTAAGATAGCCGCCACCGCGAACAAAGTTTGTTGGCTATCTACAATTGTATGCAGTATTTATGCATCAAGTTTGATTCTCAGCATTAGTCACAAATAATTTGCACACCTGCTCCATATGGCTAATAAGTGATAACAGAACAGGGTGACAATGAACAAGATAATAGCCATCACCATCGCCGACTCCCTGGAATCTTAATCCAACTTTATGGCGCTAATCTAAATATCCGCTTGCTTCATTAGCACTGGAGCTTCCTTGTTCTTACCAGGATAGCTAGGGTGTGTTCGGGAGTGAACCTCACTCAttaacacgcaaaacaaagcAGCGTTTATGTCATAATTAATCAAGTATTagttaaaataaatttgaaaaatatattaatatgattttttaaagtaattgtgaaaaaaaatatcttctaCTAGTATTATCTCAGCAAAGAAAATCACTACCAGTGCAACTCCGTATCCGTACAAGCTGATTGATCACACCATACAGAGTGAAAAAATTACTAATACTACTAAAATATTtagtgaagaagaagaggacGGAAAATAAGATGACCGGGCGCCGGAGACTTTGACCGGCGGTGGTCAGAAGGTGGCCTTCTTGAGCGAGGTGACGGTGACAGATGAGCCGAGCGTGGAGGTGCCGACCTCGACGTCGAAGGAGTCGTATCGGAGGAAGAgctcgacgaggaggaggcgcgcgaCGAGCACGACGAAGTCCTTGCCGGCGCACTGCTTGTCGTGCAGGGTGGGCGCCGCCGTCTCGGGCCCGTTGGACCACACGACGTggcggagcagccgcgcgccgtcctcgccgaGGAACCTGTCCGGCACGTACTCCTCCGGCCGCGCGAACACCCGCGGGTCCTTGGTCGCCATGGGCTGGTACCCGAACAGCATCTCCCCTTCCCTCACCTCGTACCCGTAGTCGTGGCTCTCCACCACCATGTCCCGCTTCGCCCTCCCGTACTGCATCGCCACCGGCGGCTCGATCCGCAGCGCCTCGTACACCGCCGACTTCACCAGCGGCATCTCCGCCAGCGCCTTCATCGTCACCTCCCCGCCGTTGTCCCGCACGGCGCCGCGCACCTCGGTGGCGAGCCGCCCGTGCACACGCGCCCCGGCGCGGCCCAGCCACTTCACCAGCGTCGGGAACAGGATCTTCATCCCGCCGAACGAGTTGAAGCAGAGCGCGAAGAGGATGTTGTGCACGGCCTCCTCCCGTGCAATGCCGAGGCGCTCCCCCTCGTCGACGACGGCCTTGGCCGCGTCCCGGAAGAAGTCGGCGAGGCGGTCGTAGTCCTTCTTCACCagcgccggcgggaggcggagcgAGTGGAGGAGCGTGTCCTCGACGAGGGTGGGGAGGCCGAGGCTGAGCAGCGGGCTGAGCTGGAACAGCACCCACTTGGTGATCAGCTTGGGCCCGTCGCGCCCCAGCGCCGACTTGGCCGGGTCGCGGCCGAGGAGCCCCTGGCAGAGGAAGCcgaacgcggcggcgtcgttgTGGACGCCGAAGTCGGCCTTGCCGACGCGGGCGAGGTCGTTCTCCATGAGGCCGAACAGGTCGCCGTACACCTCGCGGAACTTGGGGATCACCTGCTGCCGCCGGTGGGAGAGGAGGTAGAAGAGGAGGGTCTTGAGCGGCGCGTGGTTGGGCTCGGAGGGGTCAAGGTAGGAGAGGACGCGGTACCCGCCGGTGAGGTCGGTGGACGGCATGAAGGTGCCGGTGAAGAGGTCGGTCTTGTCGACGAGCGACGTGTCGAACAGGACGGGGAAGGAGGCGGCGTCGAGCAGCGCCACCACCCGCGGGTCGCGCGCCACGAACGGCCCGGGCGGCATGTTGAGGCGCACCACCGTGGAGCGGTGCGCGCGGACGCGCGCCGCGAAGAAGCCGTCGCGGCCGCCCGGGCCGTAGAAGTACTCGTACCTGTCCCGGATCGCGCCCACCACCGGCGGGCCGTAGTCCCCCGGCACCTTCCGCAGCGGCAGCCGCCGCTTCGGCGACACCACCTCCTGCCGgtccgtcgccgacgccgacgccgacgcccgcGTCTGCCGCCTGATCACGAcgcgcgccggcgacggcgacgcgaacgagatgcaagccgccgccgtggccatcCCCCCCTTGATCCGATGAACTACACCTAGCTACTACTCCCCGAGCTAGCTACTAGCTCCAACTGCAAGTCCACAGCCACGGCCGTGCAGGTGCAGGTGCAGGTGTGCAGATGGTGTCAATTCGTCGAACAGTATGAGCACAATTAATCTCGGATCGAGCGTCGTTGGGGGTTTTAAAAGTGGAGGAGACGCGACGCAGACACAGTCACGCAGCCGGAGTACTAGCAGCTAGCAGGTGAGCCTGGTCTATTCAACGTGGGGCGAGTGGGAAAACGTGGGGCTTTGATTGTTTATTATTTTACGCGGGTGTGAAGCTGGTCCGGGTGATGgatcgcgcggcggcgggatggccgGCGGTGGCTTTCCGGTGGCCCGGCGATGGGCGCGCACGTGGGGAAGATGGGTGCAGACTCCGGAGCGTGTAGCACGCACGCACTGGGCGTAAAAGGTGGTGAGCCCAATCACCACCTTACTGGTTGACCTGCCGAAGACCGCTCCGCTGGCCGGTGTCTTAGGGCTCCTCCGAATagtaggaatgaaaaaataaAGGAATAGGAAAagcacaggattctgacaggaatacaattgtaaaacagagaattgcaaaacacaggaatggctgTTTGatattggaccacaggaaaaacgtagaaatcagatgagagagatagacttagaggaaatgttccaagaggttatacctcttgctaactttcctccaaaatgtgcatatgattacccattccataggaattttaaaggattggatatgattcaattctttgtttcaaaggcattcataggattttttttccataggattaaaatcctccaaaattcctacatttttcctacaaatcaaaggggccctaaaaggGCATCTACAACAAAGCCTAACTGAGGGTACTCGTAGGGACACTTATCTCCCAATGGAGAATAATCTAGGTAGGCTCTTTAAAATCTTAGGCATCTGGATGAAGGAACTCAAGCTCACAGTGGGTGTCCCAACCAAAAAGCCCACGGTCGGTATTTTTCTATACTACCCTTCTCTTTTTCCCACCGCAGCAATCCTCCCTCACTCTCGTCACCGTTCTCTCCCTCTATCTCCCTTCGCACGGCGCCTCTCTGTCCCGTCGTCAatctctccctctttcccccgccactcgtcgtcgtcctcctcatcgGCGCTGGATCCGCTCTCCTACGTCCTTTCTCTCCCGTCGTTGGTTCTCTCGCGGTGGCGGACAGCGAGCGGGGCGCGGGGtggccgacggcgagcggcgcgcgaaGGCCGGATCTAGTGtgtcgcgccgccaccgctctccCTCCGCCCGTCGCCATCACGGGGTCGTCGCCGGTTGTTGCCATCACTAGCGcagggtcgtcgtcgtccccggaTCTGGCCGCGCCGCATTGAGGAGACGATGGCGGGCACGGCGTCGGCAAAGGAGGCCGGGGAGGACAACGACTCTTCcgatctcttcctctctctcgcctCTCATCGCTATCCACCTCGCGGACGTCGCCTCtggctcctccaccacctcgccgcctccaGGTCTGGCCAAGGGTAGAAAGGGAAATACATGTGTGGGAAGCGGTGTCCACAAGCTCCAGCCCTAGCTACGGCGTGCCCAATGTAGCTCCTGGCTTGTCCCTCTACCAAAAGTCACCAAGGGGTGCGTCCCCCACAGGGGCACGAGATGGACATGAAAAGTAATGGCCATGAGCAGGGGTACGAGCCAAGTATACCCATTGCTCATGCTTTTAAGGCTTGTTTGGGGGAATCTCTGACAAATGCAGTTCTTTTAGGATTAGAAGCTCTTTAGATAATCATCTCTAGCTTTTCGTTCAGATTCTAAAAAGATATagtaaaatctaaaaaataaactagaaaataAGCTAGAAAATTGAGCTATAGTTGTAGAaactagaaaatgaactagaagccagaaaCTAGGAAACCTAGCTTTTTCATATTCTTTAGAGACCGACTATCAATCAATTGCTTCTTATAATTTTAAGCTCCCTAAATTTTGAGAAGCAACTGATTTAGTTtttgagaatatgaattttttttgaaaaacccAGTTTCTAACTTCTAAATTACTTTTTGAATTTTGTAGCTACAACTTCTTTGAATTTGGATGGAAAACTGATTTGTTTGGAAATATTTTGATTTTGGAATAAGCTACAACTCTCAATTTTTTTCCCGAACAGTCCTATAATAGTATGTGAAGTATGGCCGTAGGTATACTCTTACTACTCTATGATATAGACGTGGATGCATCACATTGGACGGATCCACACACGGCACATAACTTGAGAcaaattttgttaaaattttgaatttgagtttTTTACCTAGTCAGTATACACTGCTAGTCTAATAACCGTGACAACTGAGTGGTTAACTGGTTATACTCATAGCTTTAGTTTGCATGACCTCTTTCTCTTCTCAACTTTTAGGATAGTCAGGACTATcagacagtttttttttttcgtttttccaGTTTGTGGTAGCTACTATCTCATTTCTATTAATGGAAACGGAGGGCTCTCGCCCTttgatcttaaaaaaaagaactgagTGGTTATAATGGAGTTTGTCAACTCTGGTGCCAACTCTCAAAATGAATAACAAACAAACGCAGAGGTAGCTGGCGAGGCTACATATCAACCAACAGCACTTTGTAATAAGAAATTAGCTCAAAGATTTAACGGATTTTGTATCCAACGACTATATATATTTTCCGATCTCCCACGAGGTCCATGTGTGATCAGAGTGACAGAAGAAGGATGTGCGGGCGGGATGTTCGCGTGTTGCGTTGGTCGGTAGGTGCAGTGACGCCCGAGTTCAAGGCCGAGGCTCTTCTGTACTCCTTCCGATCCACTCAATAATGCACgtacatatttttaaatttgaactctatagatacttaattaataataagTTGAGTTTtgtttgataaaaataatatcattgattgataattgaatttacttttatataattGTGATTTTCTCACTGCAAAcatcgtactccctccgtcccaagatataagcatttttattatagtgtcaagtcaaatatttataactttgactattaatagaaaaaaaaagatcaatcatgtaaaattgatgttactagatttatcattaaacaaactatcataatatgcaacttcttttatttaaaatattttacttttatagatatcgttgatcaaagtagcatctcggagactaagttaaaaatgcttatattttaggatggagagagtattatttAAGAAATTGAAAGTTAAAAATTATTTCCGACGTTGATCTGGTTGGTGAGAGCCTGAGAGAGGTAACCCATTCCGCATGTGGAGACCAC
Coding sequences:
- the LOC4334233 gene encoding allene oxide synthase 1, chloroplastic, whose translation is MATAAACISFASPSPARVVIRRQTRASASASATDRQEVVSPKRRLPLRKVPGDYGPPVVGAIRDRYEYFYGPGGRDGFFAARVRAHRSTVVRLNMPPGPFVARDPRVVALLDAASFPVLFDTSLVDKTDLFTGTFMPSTDLTGGYRVLSYLDPSEPNHAPLKTLLFYLLSHRRQQVIPKFREVYGDLFGLMENDLARVGKADFGVHNDAAAFGFLCQGLLGRDPAKSALGRDGPKLITKWVLFQLSPLLSLGLPTLVEDTLLHSLRLPPALVKKDYDRLADFFRDAAKAVVDEGERLGIAREEAVHNILFALCFNSFGGMKILFPTLVKWLGRAGARVHGRLATEVRGAVRDNGGEVTMKALAEMPLVKSAVYEALRIEPPVAMQYGRAKRDMVVESHDYGYEVREGEMLFGYQPMATKDPRVFARPEEYVPDRFLGEDGARLLRHVVWSNGPETAAPTLHDKQCAGKDFVVLVARLLLVELFLRYDSFDVEVGTSTLGSSVTVTSLKKATF
- the LOC4334232 gene encoding uncharacterized protein, with the translated sequence MEHAVVEGESFSPDCSTLLMPALSIGNVGQLAVDLLVSSSRARRVAYLDEPSVLPCAGNDAFGPDAVGDLALALEAYESPSHRLAFIQQRSPIITGMVVSFAKNVANFISSIEKDHVVILSSLDSGKRRIIDASSDMQVYYLSSCNEDGSDPKCENLGWKKLEEYDPSQQRWKCLASLVEGGHLSEDMTGDPEEMTINDYYSSLPFAALFSACKAKGLKVTCVLCYCSEGDNMPESFQLAEAACKLVAQGPEQFHGNGSNGWTIPLSWKSVYGPPPDLSIF